A window of Schistocerca cancellata isolate TAMUIC-IGC-003103 chromosome 1, iqSchCanc2.1, whole genome shotgun sequence genomic DNA:
gtttttctaaaaaaataattggcgcaacagaaaggagctagagacttcaaaatttatatttagactcatctttcataatgatttaataaaaacagtactttggatttcacaggttaagactttagtggaaattcatgattttctggttttcatctcaaaactgaaggaagcaagatagattaagtaggctaatgaataagactaggatgtttagatttaaataggttggaggtccgctatgactatgaagatgtgaaaagtttcttttgaatacctataaaattatagcgatagcggatctcaaaaggaccagttcagagctcatctgctgcgtgcagcgtaacttaattaattctctcgcccaagatatttaacttagccacgtcataattttattataaatacttacctgcgtgctaaatgcacgattaaattaacagcttcataagccatcagcaaaagaagctataaattattatgtaacttgaagtggtgcgttactagcccagcggccagtcgtgagagccaagttagagccggcgttctcttagccgtccgcaccgaggctatatatataagagcactgcgcgagtaaggaaggccccagttctctccagacgctgaatagcacgtcagctgtgtcgggagtcgcttcgctacggtagcgctgctacaaactgcctcgggtgccgtattgagttacgatgtatacgcgtaactgtgaaaacatttcaaatgaaggattatttttggaatgattttcattatctagcttcagtttgcgtgttgttgtattttcacgtgccgtcgcggtacagacattctaccaatcattttagcgtggcgtttgatgagattttctcatcaaattttggcgagcattcttttgacattcaattcggacatttatagttgcatcggcgaattagactctgaactgctctgtttgttaggatgTTGGGATAATtgtaatgttatcagtgaatttcagaatatactcaactattttggaaaattgtttttgattagaaatcccgaacaatctcctacttcttcagagctataagctgcagctataataatattctcaggttaagtgggcactaggaactctcattacaggctccacgtttcgttaaatcactttctggatgccaaaaagcaaagagagagccagtgttgagaacggcgaaagacagcattatacaacattccaaaagccgggaagtgcagtgtttttcccacgtttaaataacaaactttatttcacaagcaatttgcttatccactcgccgccccacatatggtgcatcggccgggaaatcaactaagtgaaagtgatttttaactattcggattcgcgagtgaaatgcgacacgcaactgagtatagaacagtgaaagtgttacataggcaggtggacaacgcagttgaatcaacaacgcatctagattgacggagctggcactgagtctagcggtgctgccggcatcgcgagaagccagtttcgccgtaccgcagtcgtccgccgcagcagccgggggccgcgcctgcagttacgggccacgtaaacacaccacagccgtcggagtgccgtctgcagttcaacgtgccacgtcgcatcaggaatcctggtacgccgcgccggctacggcaacgtcgtgcagaaggaactaagttaagtggaaaactgttaaaaattttactatcctgcactaagagactgtcagcgatggaaccgccaaaagaaactgaggttaaacttatatcagaacctatgtctgaggaaggaactgtaaatccagacaacggttcaagtgtaaatatgcataaaagtggtaatgttaaagtaaaatatgaagtattatctcctgacagtagtgtgggaaggggtaatgattcaataatagagacccctgtagtaaaccagaaagtagaaattgtaaatttattggatgatagtttctctgatgaattaaaaatgaaacagtcatcagagatggtagagtttaagaaggagaagttagataggactaatcaatcagaagtttcatttaatattgatgattctggtgttggagctagtttttcgtcacctgagtgtgataaaaagccagctagtgagcaacccaaaaatgctggggctgttgatctaaatgttatattacaagcaatcgctgccagtaatgcacaaatgacagctgaattaaaatctgaaataagtgaacaggtcaaaaacagtaatgctgaattaaaatctgatataattgaggtaaataacaggattgtggccagtcaaactaattttaataaacgattggaggtaatggacgataccttcaaggctggttgcaataagttgaaagaggatctagacagtttgaattataaaattgattacaaccatgaggatattaagaaaaaggttgctcaacaattttctgaaatgtataaaacagttaaatctgaagttgctgaggttcgcaaagacttccaaatggaagatgcgaagctggagcacaaattaacagaaaagatcgagtcggaatctgaactgtgctcagatagatttaaagatgttaataataaagtaaacatatgtcaagcagacgtagatgcaatcaaaagtgatactactcatattgtacaaagagtagataatgttgaattgagagtagaaaatatcagtactaacattgctaacattgagagtaaagtagcttcagtaacttctggtaatggtagtgtacaacaagttgtagctgcaaacgccgcatttatcgggtgtcggcagttcttgcggtttgatccagataaaaatatccacccgctagatttctggaacgattttgaagatgtaattccaccaaattggtctgaacgagagaaaatctcatttattaaaagccatttagcaggtgacgccttgcgttggtccgctgatgttatgttgaagtgtaaaactttagcggagtttaaaacagctttcattaatgaatattggtctagtaataagcaaaatgaagtgttaagagaattttggagtgggaaacgcttcagtgcaggcaaggaatcaattaaagaatttgctaggtcatggatttcacgtttgtcacatttggcggaaaagctaaagccagaaatggttatattaggtcttgaagccaaactgccatggtattggcaaaccagaattatatcggcccctagagacaatcttgatcgtttcattgaatatttggaacgtgtagaacgtgttgctgccaatgaggagcaggcacgtaataacagaaataccactaacaataatagtaattttaggaatgagcaaaatggtaatgtaaacatcagaacagtaggtattcgccatcctaagagaggtaggaattggggaaataattatcagaaccaacaatggcgtccaagagataataattttgttccaaacaggaatatgcatgtaaacaacagtacggaaagcaatgctgtaccagtcaattataatgaaactaaagaaaacagcaataggccgaggcaggaaaactagttcccgtctatgaggacactggcgatcaccaggcggttacttttcctaagccagtagttaagggaattggtaagacagatcagaatactcaaactgaacatgtggatgaagagtcggtagcatctaaagatacaacagaaatattagatcactcacagtatttgatagataccgtgttagaaacgctttctaagtgggaagagaaagagaaggcgcagcagtgtaacaatagggaagagctacaaaatattgaattgacaggtgaagaagcagaagaaattcatgcttatatttacgatgaggatgatgtgctcttatctaaagtgcctgtgcaggatgttgataatgtactaatagacttaggacaggagataagtgagaatgtagagggtaggctgttgagggtcgatgaacccagtagctgtgaccagttgtcacttgagaaggaaaccgacgataatggtgaaagtggtttagctgtaactagtgctatgcccggtctggagacgcagaatcgctcagactacagtaatttgggttatgttcagcaaacgaaatgtaatgaagtcgtgcggtgtttcgatttaaaattaatagaccgactggaaaaggcagctgaaaatataattccggaaacccctacacactgtgacctaaatgtaatgaagacagatgtcaatcactttagttggagacaaatccaaaaggaactactagatgaatttgaggaaccacctgtacaacctagaataagccaccctataataatagtgaatatgttgggcatcaatgtacgttgtctcttagacagtggaagtgaggtgagtgcaatatctcagtccttctttgatgcattacctggtaaagacaagcttacggtaatgagggtatcaggactaagaataattggtgctactggcaaggtatcaaaaacggtaaagcaagaagctttactaccctttaacattaatggtaatttaattgatcatccatgtttaattgtaaacaatctcagtattgaggttttaattggcatagatttcttgtcaaaatatcagagtgttgttgactttgaaagaagccagttaaaaatggtcttgccaataaccggagtaattatagtaccttttagtgataaacatgtagtaactgatcatgaaacttgggagttgcctataagaattttgaaaaataggaggtattgggacgagggtgttaatcttagtaacaataagctaaacacagaagaagaagaagcaattattttggacaaaatagaagctaaattacaggaaatagataagatttcagacaatcaaaaggacgaactgagacaggttctaaagaggcatcataagATATTTTCAGATCGAGGTGgcagattcataggcagccaatgaaggctgtagggaggaggttgttctgtaacctctacacagtgtggcagctgtgcagtcccagctgtgtgagatcttctttccctttcaggtctcactcattcttcatctttcctatccaccaaaatttagatctcttctttcagacatgaaatttttctgtcatgactatcaggccatgagttatgttaccattctatctaccgatcagtgaagaaagatacctaatgtgataaactgaatagtgacaaacaatagagaagtatgacgtaattaagatacaaatgtatttgagtaacaattatgtgtagtaccctggtaatatagtaagtacaaagtgttgttgggttggaaatggtccatcaacagtaatttaaaaagatgtatgaattcgtgtacaagcagaatctgaagtggtaatgaaacctagtggatacattagagctaactaataaataataagaaagagattgctaagtgttatgaaaaatatgcagataagttgtaagtttaaactcacctgatgaagcaaggaaaggcagtgtaatagaagtgagcagtgtttgtggttgagtcgtgaaggacacgtccctgaagtatttataaggttggagctggccattattttagtgtagtgtgtgacaggatacacctacgcgtattgaggttatgagttggaagcgtgaatgcgaccataggtacccttatgttagatgagacagagcagctcatggtgtcctataggtttaaggaatttagcattacgctcgtccataattatttgatgcactttagtggtaggtccgagagagactacctgaggtttcagcatccgatcgagtggaaatggattgccacgtgagcaaactaatcagccgcaatacactatgaatatgaaataaatgtgctatcctatgctttaaatattaatagagtgagtggtaaataagtacatacactagcaatataaataagaaacataatagcagacgtgaaacagtaattttagctcagcataaatacacttcaaagtaagtaagaccctaattgcagatgtggaactgacaacagcagaggaccaataagtggattttgtaggcaactaaacgtagtgtgttttgaacactcaggactgtactattaccaaaagttactcacatatacaaagaagctgagaaaacaaccactaatcatactcatactatctctaagaataagctaatcaaagatgattcagttaggtgcttaatatacaaatgtcaggaatgtaccgagcattggttcagtgttccggcccagaaataataaattgacgttaaataggattcatgattgtatgccatgagcatagattttctctagtacgtgactaacggcgttttgagccatttatttaccgattttatgacatttaagtaaccgcaagagtaatgttgaaaaaaagttctgttaactttgttccagtaatatattggaagttaaaatgtatatatccccatttcattgtgacccacccttagatattaagtgaacagagtctgaggcactcttttgtttgttctacaggacaaaccagataatggcagcctggtagctgcgtgaaagcgtggagtgacttggacacaactcacagtgaccctcccctttcccccatgtaagttagagagaacgtgaaggacgcacaccatagcaacttcccctcctctacccttgtgaatggaagtgtaggacgccagccaaagcggctacaaccacgtgtgtaaaaattatttgtgaactttctttcaggtttagaaaagactgctaagagataatcatctgtttatgtatcatgttattttctttgaatttgtgtatgtaaaagtgtatttaatgtatttaatgggtctaagattttcataatttttcaattattatgtggttgttggtctaaggcaatatgtatgccgaaatatttcagtgacttcgcttaaaattttgagtactgacattgtttaaaaggcagtgaacatgcccacaatttaaataattaatgtagataatcagttttctttaatgtttctacatgtttatatttcaattttgatttttatagggagttaaattgtactcttgcttccctttttgtaattaaattttttttctcattcattaacattcataaacaaaaaatttaagtagagggtgatgtagggaagcagcctactcacgctgtagtaaattcacatcagtttccattgtgtgccagccagtctgctgtaactagctctgacgtcataaatgttgcgtaataccttaaaattcaagcaaatgatctgaaacttttccagcatgtaaggaataatactaaattaatgtgtattaaatatcagttcgataactttagccatttttgtaatttggacgtttttctaaaaaaataattggcgcaacagaaaggagctagagacttcaaaatttatatttagactcatctttcataatgatttaataaaaacagtactttggatttcacaggttaagactttagtggaaattcatgattttctggttttcatctcaaaactgaaggaagcaagatagattaagtaggctaatgaataagactaggatgtttagatttaaataggttggaggtccgctatgactatgaagatgtgaaaagtttcttttgaatacctataaaattatagcgatagcggatctcaaaaggaccagttcagagctcatctgctgcgtgcagcgtaacttaattaattctctcgcccaagatatttaacttagccacgtcataattttattataaatacttacctgcgtgctaaatgcacgattaaattaacagcttcataagccatcagcaaaagaagctataaattattatgtaacttgaagtggtgcggtactagcccagcggccagtcgtgagagccaagttagagccggcgttctcttagccgtccgcaccgaggctatatatataagagcactgcgcgagtaaggaaggccccagttctctccagacgctgaatagcacgtcagctgtgtcgggagtcgcttcgctacggtagcgctgctacaaactgcctcgggtgccgtattgagttacgatgtatacgcgtaactgtgaaaacatttcaaatgaaggattatttttggaatgattttcattatctagcttcagtttgcgtgttgttgtattttcacgtgccgtcgcggtacagacattctaccaatcattttagcgtggcgtttgatgagattttctcatcaaattttggcgagcattcttttgacattcaattcggacatttatagttgcatcagcgaattagactctgaactgctctgtttgttaggatgTTGGGATAATtgtaatgttatcagtgaatttcagaatatactcaactattttggaaaattgtttttgattagaaatcccgaacaatctcctacttcttcagagctataagctgcagctataataatattctcaggttaagtgggcactaggaactctcattacaggctccacgtttcgttaaatcactttctgggtgccaaaaagcaaagagagagccagtgttgagaacggcgaaagacagcattatacaacattccaaaagccgggaagcgcagtgtttttcccacgtttaaataacaaactttatttaacaagcaatttgcttactcactcgccgccccacaagttGACAGatcaaagaatgaagtacaaaaatatccATAGAAATTCAAGAATACGAAAATTCAAGTCACttgggaacgaaataaataggaagtgcatggaagctaaagcAAAACAGCTGCACGAACAAATATGAaggaatcgaaaaacaaatgattatcgAAAGAACAGACTCACTGAATAAAGAAGTCAAGACAACTttctgtgaaatcaaaagcaaagtcGGCAACATTAGGAGCTCAATGCAAATTCcgctgttaaacgcagaagagagagagggtaggtggacaGAGTACAATGAAGACTTCTACGAGGAAGAAAACCTatctgatgacatgacagaagaagaattGGTCGACGGGAAAaaaatagggaatccagtattagaatcagaatttaaaagaaattgGGACGATTTAAGATCAAACAGGACAGAAgagatttctgaaatcattggggaataTAGCAACAAAACTaccattgacactggtgtgtgacataccatcagaatttctaaaaaacgTCAGACGCACTATTCCGAAGGGTGCAAGAGccaacaggtgcgagaattatctcacaatcaacataacagctcatgcatccaagccaaagatattacacagaagaatgggaaagaaaactgatgatctgttagatggccaccaatttggctttaggaaattcaAAGACACCAGAGAAGTAGTTGTGACAtgcggctaataatgaaagcaagactaaacaaaaatccgATAACATTcactggatttgtcgacctgggaaaaccgTTCGTAAACGTAAAATGGTGCATGTTGTTCACAATTCTGAGAATAATATTGGTAAACTGTAGCGAAAGagaggtaatgtacaatatgtacaacaaccaagagggaataataagaatagaAGGGAAAGatcgaagggctcggattaaaaagggtgtagagaAGGGgtgcagtctttcgtccctactgttcagtccgtacatcgaagaaataatgacgAAAACAATCGAAGGTTCAAGAGCGGGACTAAAATACGGGGTGAAAGTATATGAATGATGCAGTTCGCTGACAACATTGCtacccttagtgaaagtgaagaacaattaaatgagCTACAGGATGGAATGAACAATctcatgagtacagaacatggactgagagtaaatcgaagacatacgagaataatgagaagcagcagaaatgattacagtaagaaacgtaacatcagaagtggggatcacgaagtagacgaaattaaggaaatctgctacctaggcagcaaaataactcatgccgGGGGTAGCAAGAAGGATACAAAATACAGACCAACACTTGCGGAAAGTGCATTCTAAAATGAAACAtaagagacttcctggcagatttaaactgtgtgccggaacaagattcgaactcaggacctctgcctttcgcaggcaagtgctctaccaactgagctacccaagcacgactcacgaccagtcctcacagctgcacttcagccagtacctcgtctcctatcttccaaacttcacagaaacttccggcacacagttttaatctgccaggaagtttcatatcaacgcacactccactgcagagtaaaatcgCATTCTAGAAACATCacacaggctgtggctatgccttctctccgtaatatcctttcttccaggagtgctagttctgcaaggtttgcagaagagcttctgcgaagtttggaaggtaggagacgaggtactggctgaagtgaaGTTGCGAGGACGgtccgtgagtcttgcttgggtagctcagatggtagagctcttgcccgcgaaaagcaaaggtcccgcgttcgagtgtcggtccggcacacagttttaatctgccaggaagtttcatatcagcgcacactccgctccagagagaAAACCTCATTCATaaaacataagtcttaatttgaggaagaaagttctgaaacTGTTTCATGGTACTACAGTGATCTCTAGAgagtaaaaattttagaaaaagactgAGACTGGAATATATCAAGCAAATAATTTGAAAGGATGTAGGGTCGGCTTAGGAAACGAATTCGCGGggcgctgcattaaaccagtcagaagactgacgactgaaacgagagtgagagagagagagaggcagtaccatcacagagaaagagagagagagagaaatagaattTCTCGTTACATTTCTTGTAAGATTAGTGTCATATTGGAGCTGCAACACTCTTACAGCtctttgctgttcttaatctatgtaaacgatttaggtgacagactgagcagccgtcttacgttgtttatatttagatgatgctgtcgtttaccgacttgtaaagtcatcagaaaatcaaaacaaatttcaaaacgatctagaaaagatatctgtatggtggaaaaattggtaattgaccctaaataatgacaagtgtgaGGTCTTTCATTGCGGCGGACCCTTCTCCCGAAATTCCAGCAATCAATttccttctccgaatgcgaaaatattttgttggcactgtcctacatagggagaaacgatcatcataataaaacaagggaaatcagagcgcggaaaggtataggtgttcgttttttccacaagCTGTACAACATCGGAGTAGTAGAGAATCgttgtgacggtggttcgatgaacactctgccaggcacttaaatttgatttgcagagtatccatgtagatgtagacgtagatgtacggtTTTCGAATACTATCATTTCCTGGCGGGGCTTTGTATGTTTATGATTACTAACCGCGATTGGGCAATTTCGattttaattgatttaaatgtggtCATAGGCATAACAAACCTACATCAACAATCACTTGTTGCGcaaaaagtgtttaaaaaagcaCACCATATAAACATTGTAGTCGTGCATGTCAGCAAATAAAATAATCGAAATCGAcgttgttaaaaaataaaaaatggaggcAAGTTTTGGCTAATATATACAGCTTGGTGGAAAATGAACATAAGTTTAAACAACTTACTGAGATTGGTGCATTAACGAAGAAACTCTTTATCTTACTTGCACCAAAATGTAAGATTATAGTATTTTGTCCTCTTTACCTcattttgttgtgcgtactgtttcAGATAGTTTTGAACTGCTCAACACGGTTTCTAACAGCGGAGGTTTGCGCAAATCTTGTACAGAACAGTGGAAATTTTCGTAATTCGTAATTAACTCGTTCTTTCGAATAAGTTATATTACCACTACTAACAAGGAGGCTGAGTCGCTAGCCTCGGCTGTAATAGCAGCAGATAAACGACAATCGCAGTTACTCCGATTTTTGCTTTCCTCAACGGGTGTACTGCTAATTAGTGTGACCTTCAGCTTGGTGGGACATCACTGATTAGGACCCTTTACTTACTATATAAGGTAGTGTGCAACTCGTCGCCTTTCACAGTTGTCTTCACCATATACGTATACGGAGACTGGCCAGTGACAGCAATGAGCAGCAACTTGGTAATGGTTCTGTTTGGAGCGTGCTTGCTCGTGCTACATGCACCTTACGCTGCTGCTCAGGAGATAGGTATTCCCGGATTCTCTTCTGGGCCATTGGGTGGTGACGATGGTGCTCAAGAGATAGGTATTCCCGACGATGGTGACTTGGGAGGCGACCTGCCTATTGGAATCGGGCCAGTCGTCGAAACGAGCAGCGAGAGCAGCAATTCTACCGAACAGCCGACAACCGACACCGAGGCCGAGACGGAGGCCTCTACCACCGAACAAGGTACGTCGACTCAGTTACAGCTGTATGTTGGATAGCACTGGCAAACAAGGCGGACGTAGGGCAAGAAGGCGCATACACCAATGACTGAATTTTTACTGCCCATTCTGACAAATTCTGACATGTTCCTTTCCTGTGGTGGTTAGCGGAGGGGGTTTGGCATTGATTTGCTTAAACCGGTGGAAAATTTGTTATATGTGTATGCAAGTTACGGGAATGATTGTGTAGAATGCTTGTTCATAGTGATGCTGGTTTCTTCTGTCGTGGATGAATAGCTGAATGAAGCGACAGTGAGAAATGCCGAAACTTACCCTTGTATTATTGAATGGCAATGAATCGGATGCCAAGTTAAATAGTTCAAGCCGACGGACGGATCAACTGTATCTCATGATTTCACCCGATGAACCGAGAACGAGAGGCACTAGTCAAGACTCGGAAGACCCATAAGTAGGAACTCCGGGGCTCTGCTATGTTTTCTCTGCTAACTCTAAatcactaaagaaaaattcgggaaTGGTTCCGCCAAGGAGTCCGCAATTCATTTCCGTCATTCTTGGACGCAACATGCGTGTTGGGTCAAATATATGAGTACCATAAACCTGTATACTTTGTCCAATTTGCAGATTCAAATGCCATTATCATGACTGTTTTTAACTTCTGTGATACTTATGTTACTGAACATAGGGGCTCTTGTATGAAAGGATTACATGCCGATTAATACAATATTTTCTAAAGTGCAGAAGAAGTAATAGTAAAAACTAGAGTGGTCGGCGTTAGCGTGGATCTGGGGATACACTGACTTTCCTCTACCTTCTCTACTGTCACTACCATTCCACTGGCCGTTCTCACTtcaaaaacacaatgaaacttCGACCACCCACAAATAAAAACATTGATCTTAagttttttaagtgttttattaCGCCTTAAATAAGAACAAACCTAGTATGGTATATAAAACAAACAGTGTGCtccattttcaaaattataaatataaCGATAGGTATTGAGTT
This region includes:
- the LOC126176341 gene encoding uncharacterized protein LOC126176341 isoform X6, with translation MSSNLVMVLFGACLLVLHAPYAAAQEIGIPGFSSGPLGGDDGAQEIGIPDDGDLGGDLPIGIGPVVETSSESSNSTEQPTTDTEAETEASTTEQESRVGKGNSRHIANSRTASHAKARTAAKARTIAKARTAAKARTAAKKAGRAVHKA